The Anastrepha ludens isolate Willacy chromosome X, idAnaLude1.1, whole genome shotgun sequence genome includes a window with the following:
- the LOC128870349 gene encoding uncharacterized protein LOC128870349 gives MPRKIYSDNATNFLGADRRLRELRDAFEAQQTEVQKYATDEGFTFAFIPPRAPHFGGLWEAAVKSAKHLLVRAIGNALLTAEELQTLLVEVEAVLNSRPLVPLSQDPNDGEALTPAHLLVGCPLRALPPAQVSMDPMRCCDRWQLVCCLKQQFWRLGSRNYLLGLQQRSKWLHPKRNLELNDLVLVQEDNTPPQQWVLGRVAAIVTGQDGKVRVADVATKAGVIKRPVHKLDVLPSDVEGP, from the coding sequence ATGCCGCGGAAGATATACAGCGACAACGCCACCAACTTCCTCGGCGCCGATCGCAGGCTTCGCGAGCTGAGGGATGCTTTCGAGGCCCAACAAACGGAAGTGCAGAAATACGCAACGGACGAAGGATTCACCTTCGCCTTTATACCACCCAGGGCACCGCACTTCGGCGGGTTATGGGAGGCGGCAGTGAAGTCCGCCAAACACCTTCTCGTGCGCGCAATCGGCAACGCGCTGCTCACCGCCGAAGAACTGCAGACGCTGCTCGTCGAGGTCGAGGCCGTACTCAACTCGCGTCCTCTGGTACCACTGAGTCAGGACCCGAACGATGGAGAGGCCCTAACACCAGCGCACCTACTAGTTGGGTGCCCCCTTCGAGCGCTGCCACCAGCCCAAGTATCGATGGACCCAATGCGTTGCTGCGACAGATGGCAACTTGTCTGTTGTCTCAAGCAACAGTTTTGGCGACTGGGGTCCAGGAACTACCTGTTGGGTCTTCAACAGAGGAGCAAGTGGTTGCATCCGAAGCGCAACCTCGAGCTGAACGACCTCGTCCTGGTTCAGGAAGACAACACACCCCCGCAGCAATGGGTGCTCGGCCGCGTCGCCGCAATCGTAACAGGGCAAGACGGCAAGGTCCGCGTAGCAGACGTGGCAACCAAAGCGGGCGTAATTAAACGCCCCGTTCACAAGCTCGACGTACTGCCATCAGACGTTGAAGGACCATGA